A stretch of the Neofelis nebulosa isolate mNeoNeb1 chromosome 1, mNeoNeb1.pri, whole genome shotgun sequence genome encodes the following:
- the FASTKD3 gene encoding FAST kinase domain-containing protein 3, mitochondrial — translation MALITLRRNLYHLSDFRIHGALAALKNHPVNHVRKMVKGRLCPWFPSLQPEPCRVRFHHACCKKFHSDNGDALHPLGEPVFSQAHDWAGPEQNPKSLDEQMFYGRLNDLDSSEDVLHFIGTLQPLPDSLAAGALQRICEVEKKDGNHRLPKGILENGVFQALCVRFEQESPSLSDTALVTALQALSLLYVDPQSNLLLNLVAESRHRVKRGGLEVRSLCILGESLIRLQGPGGETLELIIYQLQGEKLETFAPEDIVALYRLLQACAEKVDRHQAFLNKINSFSLSVVSNLSPTLMSQMLTALVALDQTQALPLVIKLGKYAVRHIPHFTHEELRKVLEAFIYFGHNDRFFTTALERHVASLCLTLDPEVISTVMEYCSRKRILSKPIFDAVVETFVGQSEKFSPRQVSELIEPFGKLNYLPPNASALFRKLENLLLTRFDYFPPKTLLKILHSCSLVECHPVNFMAKIFSPYFLQQLQGEESSVDRLSLAQLTQLFLTSVLECPFYKGRKLLPKYQVRSFLTPCCSLETPVDFQLYKSVRIGLIDLLGARMYFASKVLTPYCYTIDVEIKLDEEGLVLPFTIDEDVYKRLALCIDDPKRFSLNSRHLLGKEAIKQRHLRLLGYQVVQIPYYEIEMLKSRVELVEYLQRKLFPHNVGVRW, via the exons ATGGCTTTGATTACCTTGCGGAGGAACCTTTACCATTTATCCGATTTTCGGATACATGGAGCGCTGGCCGCTCTGAAAAATCACCCCGTAAACCATGTTCGCAAGATGGTCAAGGGGCGTCTGTGTCCGTGGTTCCCTTCGCTACAACCCGAGCCTTGCAGGGTCAGGTTCCATCATGCCTGTTGTAAAAAGTTCCACTCGGACAACGGAGACGCCCTGCATCCACTTGGTGAGCCAGTGTTCTCTCAAGCACATGATTGGGCTGGGCCTGAACAAAATCCTAAAAGCCTGGATGAACAGATGTTTTACGGGAGACTCAACGACTTGGATTCCTCAGAAGACGTGTTACATTTTATAGGCACGCTGCAACCTTTGCCTGATAGCCTGGCAGCAGGAGCCTTGCAACGGATCtgtgaagtggaaaaaaaagatggcaaTCACAGGCTGCCAAAAGGAATACTAGAGAATGGTGTCTTTCAAGCCTTATGCGTTCGGTTTGAGCAAGAATCCCCGAGTCTGTCGGACACTGCTTTGGTGACTGCTTTGCAAGCTCTGAGTCTGTTGTACGTGGACCCTCAGAGTAACTTGTTACTAAACCTGGTGGCAGAAAGCCGCCATCGTGTCAAAAGAGGTGGCCTGGAAGTCCGCAGTCTCTGTATCCTTGGGGAAAGTCTGATTAGACTGCAGGGTCCAGGCGGTGAGACACTAGAACTGATTATATATCAACTGCAAggggaaaaattggaaacatttgCCCCTGAGGATATTGTGGCCCTTTATAGATTACTGCAGGCATGTGCTGAAAAAGTGGACCGACACCAAGCGTTTCTAAACAAGATAAACAGCTTTTCCCTGTCGGTCGTTTCCAACTTGAGTCCTACGCTGATGAGTCAAATGCTCACTGCCCTAGTGGCTCTTGATCAAACTCAAGCACTTCCTCTGGttataaaattgggaaaatacGCTGTGAGACATATCCCTCATTTTACTCATGAAGAGCTCAGAAAAGTCCTGGAGGCTTTCATATACTTTGGGCACAATGACCGATTTTTTACAACAGCCCTGGAGCGACACGTGGCCTCACTGTGTCTCACTTTGGATCCTGAGGTCATCAGCACAGTCATGGAGTACTGCAGCAGGAAACGGATTCTTTCAAAACCCATCTTCGATGCAGTGGTGGAAACTTTTGTTGGCCAGTCAGAGAAATTTTCACCTCGTCAGGTTTCCGAGTTAATTGAACCATTTGGAAAACTCAATTATTTGCCACCGAACGCCTCTGCTTTATTTAGAAAGCTAGAAAACCTGTTACTCACTCGTTTCGATTATTTTCCACCCAAAACGTTATTGAAAATTCTCCATTCGTGTTCACTCGTCGAATGCCATCCGGTCAACTTTATGGCAAAAATATTCAGCCCTTATTTTCTTCAGCAGCTGCAAG GAGAAGAATCGTCTGTGGACAGACTGAGCCTCGCACAGCTGACCCAACTGTTCCTAACCTCGGTGCTAGAATGCCCTTTCTATAAG GGTCGGAAACTTCTTCCTAAATATCAAGTGAGGTCATTTCTTACTCCGTGCTGTTCTCTGGAGACGCCCGTGGATTTTCAGCTTTACAAATCTGTGAGGATTGGACTGATTGACCTTCTGGGTGCAAGAATGTATTTTGCTTCAAAAGTGCTAACGCCCTATTGTTATACAATAG ATGTGGAAATTAAATTAGACGAAGAAGGATTAGTATTGCCATTTACGATTGATGAAGATGTGtataaaag GTTAGCACTATGCATTGATGATCCAAAAAGATTTTCTCTGAATAGCAGACACTTACTGGGAAAGGAAGCTATTAAACAGAGACACTTGCGCCTGCTTGGTTATCAAGTTGTTCAG ATCCCCTATTATGAGATTGAGatgctaaaatcaagagttgaattgGTGGAATATTTGCAGAGAAAACTATTTCCTCACAACGTGGGCGTTCGTTGGTAA